One genomic region from Mangifera indica cultivar Alphonso chromosome 17, CATAS_Mindica_2.1, whole genome shotgun sequence encodes:
- the LOC123199909 gene encoding protein Brevis radix-like 4, whose translation MLTCIARSKQSGDDSVSRPEDSDSSNTPGTKHQPMKSLTSQLRDMALKASGAYRHCNPCTAPVAPSRFTNSGESDADSDRFRWSYRRTGSFSSTTPRTWGKEMEARLKGISSGEVTPIKSVSGRRVDPVVLVEESEPKEWVAQVEPGVLITFVSLPRGGNDLKRIRFSRDMFNKWQAQRWWAENYDRVMELYNVQRLNRQAFPLPTPPRSEDESSKMESAEASPVTPPLTRERLPRNLYRPTGMAMGYSSSDSLDHQPMQVQNYNDSGGLTSTPKLSSISGAKTETSSMDASIRSSSSREADRSGELSISNASDLEAEWVEQDEPGVYITIRALPGGKRELRRVRFSRERFGEMHARVWWEENRARIHEQYL comes from the exons ATGCTCACGTGCATAGCTCGCTCGAAGCAATCTGGGGATGACTCAGTGAGCCGACCCGAAGACTCTGACTCCTCGAACACTCCCGGTACCAAACACCAACCTATGAAATCTCTCACTTCTCAG CTCAGGGACATGGCATTAAAGGCCTCCGGAGCTTACCGACACTGCAATCCGTGTACCGCTCCAGTGGCTCCGAGTCGATTCACAAACTCGGGCGAGTCGGATGCCGACTCGGACCGATTTAGATGGTCATACAGAAGGACCGGTAGCTTTAGTTCGACGACGCCGAGGACTTGGGGAAAGGAAATGGAGGCGAGGCTTAAGGGCATATCAAGTGGTGAGGTGACTCCGATAAAATCGGTGAGCGGGCGCCGAGTTGACCCGGTTGTGTTAGTTGAAGAGAGTGAACCCAAGGAGTGGGTGGCCCAGGTGGAGCCCGGTGTGCTTATTACCTTTGTTTCTCTGCCACGCGGAGGGAATGATCTTAAGCGAATACGGTTCAG tcGAGACATGTTCAACAAATGGCAAGCTCAAAGATGGTGGGCAGAGAACTATGATAGAGTCATGGAACTTTACAATGTCCAGAGGCTGAACCGCCAAGCTTTTCCACTTCCAACACCCCCAAGATCTGAAGATGAG AGTTCAAAAATGGAATCTGCAGAAGCAAGTCCTGTTACACCACCACTTACCAGAGAACGGTTACCTCGTAACTTGTATCGTCCAACTGGGATGGCAATGGGCTATTCATCTTCAGATTCGCTTGATCATCAACCAATGCAAGTACAGAATTACAATGATTCTGGTGGTCTCACCTCAACCCCAAAGCTTTCCAGCATTAGTGGGGCCAAGACAGAGACATCATCAATGGATGCCTCAATAAGAAGTAGCTCATCGAGGGAGGCAGATCGCTCCGGAGAGCTATCCATCAGCAATGCTAGTGATCTTGAGGCTGAATGGGTAGAACAGGATGAACCAGGGGTTTACATCACTATCAGAGCTTTACCGGGAGGCAAAAGGGAGCTCAGACGGGTCAGATTCAG CCGAGAAAGATTCGGGGAGATGCATGCTAGAGTGTGGTGGGAAGAGAATAGAGCAAGGATACACGAACAATACTTGTGA
- the LOC123201002 gene encoding protein BIG GRAIN 1-like B gives MYRRRAPSFSSSLLDAIYRSIDDSNNGSCEELSFGREKPGFKKQRNYTAVKHGGSFDQEFKVSRAIMIDNWMEKHLNNSSSSSSDSSSNGGLFSSSEPESSSCKEKSRRSKPGKNSIKCIPFEKGKQENNHPQQSPKREGGGFTKTKLRALKIYGELKKVKQPISPGGRISNFLNSIFSGNAKKVNVCTVKAMEDVNFDRKSKSTSSSASRSCLSKTASSTRGKYSSSNGGIKRSVRFCPVSVIVDEDCRPCGHKCIYEDDPSLTPPSNAHQQILKNCSLQKDLKKKKKKKKKGVNEFVSGGFMDEDEDEDDEDALSCSSSDLFELNDLIGIGRYREELPVYETTDLKTNQAIANGFISSLNFNQCN, from the coding sequence ATGTATAGGAGAAGAGctccttctttctcttcttctcttcttgatGCTATTTACCGCTCCATTGATGACTCAAATAATGGAAGCTGTGAAGAGTTGAGTTTTGGTAGAGAGAAACCCGGTTTCAAGAAACAGAGGAATTATACTGCTGTTAAGCATGGTGGTTCTTTTGATCAAGAATTTAAGGTTTCACGAGCGATTATGATTGATAACTGGATGGAGAAGCATTTGAATAATTCTTCTTCTAGCTCTTCTGATTCTAGCTCTAATGGAGGTTTGTTTTCTTCCTCTGAACCAGAGTCTTCAAGTTGTAAAGAGAAATCCAGAAGATCGAAACCCGGCAAAAACTCCATAAAATGTATACCATTTGAGAaaggaaaacaagaaaacaacCATCCTCAACAATCGCCGAAGCGTGAAGGTGGTGGGTTCACAAAGACCAAGCTCAGAGCTTTGAAAATATACGGCGAGTTAAAGAAAGTGAAGCAGCCGATTTCGCCCGGCGGTCGCATTTCAAATTTCTTGAACTCTATTTTTTCAGGAAATGCAAAGAAAGTAAATGTGTGCACTGTTAAGGCTATGGAAGACGTGAATTTTGATCGGAAATCAAAGTCCACTTCGTCTTCGGCTTCAAGATCTTGTTTGAGCAAAACGGCGTCGTCCACCAGAGGTAAGTACAGTTCTAGTAATGGCGGCATTAAAAGGTCAGTTCGGTTTTGCCCCGTTAGTGTCATCGTCGATGAAGATTGCAGACCATGTGGCCATAAATGTATTTATGAAGATGACCCAAGTTTAACGCCACCATCAAACGCTCATCAACAAATTCTCAAGAATTGTTCGCTACAGAAGGacctgaagaagaagaagaagaagaagaagaagggtgTTAATGAATTTGTTTCAGGAGGGTTtatggatgaagatgaagatgaagatgatgaagatgctTTGAGTTGTTCATCTTCTGATCTCTTTGAGCTCAATGATCTGATTGGAATCGGACGGTACAGAGAGGAGTTGCCGGTTTACGAAACAACTGATTTGAAAACAAATCAGGCCATTGCTAATGGATTTATTTCTAGTTTAAACTTTAATCAATGTAATTAA